CATACCTCTGCCTTATCGGATACACAGTTGGCACCTTGCATGAACGGGTCAAAGCAGTGCTGCCTTGCAACGCTGCGCCTTGCAAACCATTGCACAGACCATGTGGTACACAAGCTCAGTCAGATGACTCCAGCGGGAAATGTTTTGGGACGGGATAGCTTTCCAAGAATCACTTACACCTTGTAAAGGGACACTAAAGccaaactgaagttggcctgcacCGATAGATTACCACGTTATCACGACACTGACCTTACTTTCAGTGAAAACAGCTTTTGTAAGCTAGAGAAGCCCAAAAAACCACAGGCAGATGTCGCCCCCGCAGGCCAATTTCACAAAATAACCCATGGTGAACAGACACAGCTTTTCGCGTGCGCGGATTCCAGAGGCTTGGctgcaccaccattcacttctaAACGGCGATCACTGAGCCCTGTTCGGCATAGACATCACAAGTCTGAATCAAGTGGCGAGAAAACTTTTAattgcaattttctcagcaataaatgtgaCCTTTGATGTAAGAAAAACATCAAATGTACCCCGCAAAAAAAACAGAACCACATGATCAGAAAAGAGCAAAATCCGTACGCAGAATTCACGCAAATCTGTATTCAGCTGACGCAGATTACTTCTGGCTGCGCGCCAACGTTGACGTGCGACGTCGACACATGTGGCGCAACTGATGATTGTGACATCGGTAAATGTACAGGCCGCGTGCCACCGCTCACTACTCACGGCACGCAGCCCGCAACAGGTGATCCCGGAATCGGTGATGTACGGGCAGCGAGTACTTGGTACTCGAGGGTGTTCATAACATCCGAATTCCTGCCCAATGACATAGTGCATTCTGGCCAGAGCAATTTACGAATTCGTATATTATCCAAAAATTCGTATCAACTGGGACAGTATCATACAGATTCTACTGCACTCGTATATGCTCAGGGACGGAACAGCTGTTAGGTATACTGGTGGGCCCACAGGAAATGGGACCAAGTACTCACTGAACTCAATCAGCAGCTTGCCAAAGCCTTTCCTCTGGTACGGTGGCAGTGTCAGGATACAGGCCACATTGTAGTCCTCTGTCGACTCCTTCTCCTGCACAGTCAGAGCAAGGGGTACACAAATTCAGGCATTGCCCGACACCCGACAACAGTTCTCTCTCTCCATTCCATTTGTGCGCCAGCCTCACCATCCCACTGTAAACAAGACGGTACACGTCAAAACCACAGAATGGCAACCTTATCCGCAGGTTCAGAGCATTTTGAAAATGCTAAACTTGCTAACTTGCATGGCGTAGCAGCACTACATTTCAACACTACCAAAGCCACACCTGGCAACAGCTTGTGACGATAAGCAGCTCAGGGCTTCAGAACTACCAATTGTGACAGTTCAGGCTCCAAAATTCTCCATAGCATCTACGATTAAACTGCAGCCAGTGACTTTGAGGTAACTCTTCTGACTGCACAAGGCAAGGCAGCAGCTGCAACACGCACAAAACTCTGGGATGCTGACTTATGCTTAGTGCATACAACTAGACGCATACATTTCAGAAGAGGTCAGTGACAACTAACACCAGTATGACGTGCAGGCCCCTTCACAAAGCCGATGAGTGCCATACGCAGTTTACAAACTATACAACAGTAGAAAATGAGCACAAAACACCATAATATACAAAATGAAAAAATAGCTAAGTTACAGAATCGTGCTTATACCTCAATTTTCTTTGTGCAACATCTTGCACAGCACCATTTCAGGTCCCCTGTCTTAGCTGTCTTCTTGTTTTGTGTGTGCAAtgacagtgcaaaaaaaagagaCAATAATGGATGCCCCCAAACTAACACACTAACATGTTTTACTTACACTAATCGAGAGACTCACAATATGATATTATGACAAGTTAAGAGTAACTGACGTGGGGCAGAGGCCTCCGTTCGGCCATTATGAGGAGCACAACAAATGCAGCTCTGACCAAAAGTGACAGCCAAGAGGTAGGGTAAGGGCAAAGTACCTTGGAAAAGTAGCCTACGAGGTGGTACCCACGGCTGTCAACCTCGGTCATGACATAGAAGAGGAACGGGTCTGTGTCGTAGTAAAGCGTCTTGTGGTCCAGGAAACACTTGGCCAGGAGACAGAGGTTCTGCGCATACATCTGCAACAGGGACCGCACTCATCAAGGTCAAGGTCATACATGGCTCTCTGCAAACATACAAACACGACAAAAGCAAACGAAGCAGTCACAATGCTGTGAGAACACACATTTACATGTGAGCACTGTGCTCTTCTGTGACACAAGGAGAGGCCTGACGCGACATTCTATTCCGTTCATGCTGTCAGAAACAGAGCGAGAAAGCAAACCTTGTTTTTGCGGCCGTCGATTTCGAAGAAGGAGTAGTTTCCCTTGCGGTAGATCTCATTCCCGGGAGGGTGCTTGAGCGTACATTTGGCCTGGTGGAATGAAAAAGGGCCCACACGGAGCCGTTAATATACGGCAGTATCACGAGGTAAAATACCAAAAGACCCCAGGTATAATGAAGTGAAAGGAAGCCATGCAACTTGTGCCAGAGAGTTTTTTTTCTCACCAGGTGTCTCTTGAGGCAGGTTCGAGACTTTGTGTACTTGAGACAGAATTCGCACAGATAAATGCATGAGTTGACTAGTTCCTGAAAAAGGAGAGTGCAAACGAGGATGCAGAGTGAAAAAAGTTGTAGCCCATAGTGACATGCAGAAATTTGCACGCCACAAGCAGGGCAGGCATTTTGAAGTCCTGCCAATTCGAAACACTGGTACATGTGTTTACATGTATGCCATGTACGTCCATGCAAGGCCCTAAGTTGCCAAAACAAAAGATAAGGTCTTACCCCAGTCACTGTTTCTCATAGTGAAAACCCTAATTGCAATAATTTGCCTAGCACACAGTGGTTTCTCAATATCTTTTTCAATTGTATAGCGATCGTGCACGGCGACCGTTTCCGATAGCTTGAAAAAGCATAACTTTGCACACTACCTTCCCACAGCTTTCCAACATCGCGATACTGTTTCAGCAGCACTAAATAAATACAAGAAATGCTGCGCGTGTCAATATATGCGAATATAGCCAACAATGTCCAGAGATAATCTGTGAAAGTCTTCAAGCCCAGTAAGCAATCCAAACTGCAAATTTTGCGTGCACTGCAGCgtgctttccaaaaaaaaaaatctaaggcTGGAAGAAGACGGACGGGCACCCATACCTGCGGGTATGGGGAGAAGTACCATGGCCGGATGCGGTTGCGGCCCAGCTCGATCATCTCGATGTTCTTCATCCGGGTCACGATGTCATCGTGGTGGGCCACCATGCTGCCCGTCGAGCGCGGACAGGGTGTCGAAGAGTCTTGAGAGTCCTGTGTTGCCACCACCGGCGGAGAGGGCTTCGCAAATAAGCGTGCTAGTCCAAACTCGAACACGCCCGCCTCTACGAGCCTCCTTTTCAAACACAACCCGCAAGATCCTGAGCACGAGTCTATGTGCTATTGGGGCCAAATGAAAAGTGCAACAGACAGCAGAGACCTGAACACAAAAGCGAGCATAATAACTGAAGCACAGAAAGTGCATACGTGGTTCAGAAACCACTTTCAAAAACAGTCAGCAACCTTTTGTAACTTTTGAAATGATGAATAACCATGCAAATGTTTGATGTCCCCCAAATATCTTCGTAACTCAACTGTACAGTTCACATTTCACTTGGCCCCCATGATACAATGCGGACAGAACAGCTGAAAACACGAACACACAATGCACAATCCCCACTGACCCCAAACGTGTGCTCCTGCTGTGTACATGCTACAGTCATTCAGCAGAAATAAACTAAGGCTATAAGCATAGTTCTGATTCAGCAGAATGAGGCGAAGTTAGTCAGTGGGCCTGACCGAATGTGCAGGCATGCACGAGGGCTTCTTACACACCCACATGGAGcaatagcaaaagaaaaaaaaagaggaatgggGGACAGGGGGCAACATAAGAGAACTCACTTCGTTTTCTGTGGCAGGAAATTTCCTCTTCCTTCCAGCAGCTTTCTTTGGAGGAGCTCCATTCTGCAGAGAAGAGGACAACATTCAATGATTCAACAAGAGTTCCGACACTCAACCTTCCGTTTGTTCTCTCGTTTTTGCTTTGGGTAGTACAGTAGAACATCACTAATAGATTCCTTTGTCAAATGCCGCAGAAATGAACGCATTTATCTGAGGAAAGGTATGGTCGAAAGCATCCTATTTTGAAAAATGTAACAGTGTAATGAGGTACAAAGGCACTTATTCGCAGTTTCACTTGAATAAAATGTCGATTAGCATTTTTTGGCACAGATTCTCGACAGCTCTTTTTTTAGTGCTTGCAGAACTTAGTCTGCATGTGCATTGTCTTAAGCGTGGAAGAACATTTACAACGCATCCGATCCGTTGACGGCAATGGCGAAAGTAACCAACATGTTTTTCTCGTTTTAAATGCTTTGCCGCTTTGCACCCATGTACTGCGGAGAAGCCACTGCGCAACAAGGTGAAAGTGCGTAAAAAGACAATGGGGTAATTTTGTGACAAACATAAACTCTTGTTAATTTCAGTAATTTCTACGCAACAGTGATTTCTGTCGGGCGACACAGTGGTCTGTCACACATGCCTCAAAACAGTGAATATGCGCTTCACTCGTACACCATTTCCATTCTGCTATGAGACAGGTGCCTCACCATCCTGACAGGACAACAAAACAGAAAACTGGCAGTGCCACTGTGAGATCTGCCATACACCGCTCACCTCCTTGATGGCTTTGCTAACCTCGGGCGTCCTAGCCTTCTTGCTCCAAACCTCAGAGTTCTGCACACAAGGAAGCCAGAGATAAGGATAAAGAGAAACGGGCAAACAGCAAAGTATGAGGCGCACTAGGCCCTGACCATACAGAAGCAGCAGAGATGCGAAAGCCAAGACGCGGTGATCTACTAGTGTCCACACGAGTCCGCATTAAACAACGTACGTCACACCATTCCACCGCTCCGTTTCTTATAAGACAGGAGTGATAGATAAGGCAATAGGCGCTAGACAAGTGTTGCAGTAAGTAGTAGCACTAGCCACCAGTATCAGATAGGTATTTAATTACACTGTACACCTAGTAGTGCGTTCTGCAATAAAACCTTTCAGTGACTCAGAAACACTGCAAATCTGAGAAGCAGAAAAGATAACATGCctctgcaaactttttttttcacacctgCTCACTGCTAAGCTTTGCCAAGCCCGGGATtgcacacgcacaaaatgtagcACGGAATTCCTTTCGAGTTTTACAAGCAGCAAGCTGGAATCAGCAGGCGCATCCAATTCGTCTAGCTTTCAGTATAACACTTGATCACGTTGAGAATTAAGTAGGTGCCAATTGCAGCCTACTATGGCACCAAATTCATCTTGCTCTCAGAGCGAGATACAAAGGAAAGGCTTATCAGGACAACATTTATCAGTCAGCACTCACACAGAATCAGCTGGAACAGGGTAAAGACAGTCGCTCCGCTCAACAAAAGGTGTCCTGACAGCAGTACGAGCCCAGCGTAAAACAAGCAAAATGTGTATAAATAAAGCAGAAGCCCATTTTCAGTGCAAACAGTCGCCACATGTAGCTGCTGTCATACCTCTTTGACAGCGACGGACGGGGGCGGTTCACCGGGCGATTTCTCGGCCCACGATTCCGAGCTGGCCGCGGGGAGGGCCTTTTTCAGACCATACGTAAACAGAACAGAACCAGGGAGCAAAACAACCAGCAGTCAAGCAAGAACGGGCAACAAGGGGGGAAAGAATATTATTGAATATAAAAATAAACCAAAAGGGAAGGATAGGAGGACAACAAGTAAAAGAATGCCAAACAGGGGAAAAGCTACCGCTACTGCAAGGTCTCTTTCTTGTGACCACGCTCCTCGAACATACCTCTCGATGTCAGACAAGAGGTCACCTCCGACATTATTCTTAACTTTCCATCCAGTGCCACAGCATGTTGCCGCATGGCTGAAACTGCTTTTGTGGCTTAAATCTCTTCAACTGACCACACCGTCTTTCGATAGTACGCATGCACACTTTCCAATGCA
This region of Amblyomma americanum isolate KBUSLIRL-KWMA chromosome 5, ASM5285725v1, whole genome shotgun sequence genomic DNA includes:
- the Tip60 gene encoding histone acetyltransferase Tip60 isoform X4, with the protein product MTEDTTDHENSNESTPQVTEGCRMPVRMRNSNDWPLAEILSIKELPDNQCLYYVHFIDYNKRLDEWVTVERLDVKKLQLPRKENKTPLKDVKNGSRPCSPDLLAPTSVVDVWPQKSPAAEAKGAIKEALPAASSESWAEKSPGEPPPSVAVKENSEVWSKKARTPEVSKAIKENGAPPKKAAGRKRKFPATENEPSPPVVATQDSQDSSTPCPRSTGSMVAHHDDIVTRMKNIEMIELGRNRIRPWYFSPYPQELVNSCIYLCEFCLKYTKSRTCLKRHLAKCTLKHPPGNEIYRKGNYSFFEIDGRKNKMYAQNLCLLAKCFLDHKTLYYDTDPFLFYVMTEVDSRGYHLVGYFSKEKESTEDYNVACILTLPPYQRKGFGKLLIEFSYELSKFEGKTGSPEKPLSDLGLLSYRSYWSETILEIMINMAPSEAGEKPQITIHEMSELTSIKKEDVISTLQYLNLINYYKGQYIITLTREVVEAYERAALKRPLRIDPKCLHWTPKDWAKRGK
- the Tip60 gene encoding histone acetyltransferase Tip60 isoform X3; its protein translation is MTEDTTDHENSNESTPQVTEGCRMPVRMRNSNDWPLAEILSIKELPDNQCLYYVHFIDYNKRLDEWVTVERLDVKKLQLPRKENKTPLKDVKNGSRPCSPDLLAPTSVPDGNSQVDVWPQKSPAAEAKGAIKEALPAASSESWAEKSPGEPPPSVAVKENSEVWSKKARTPEVSKAIKENGAPPKKAAGRKRKFPATENEPSPPVVATQDSQDSSTPCPRSTGSMVAHHDDIVTRMKNIEMIELGRNRIRPWYFSPYPQELVNSCIYLCEFCLKYTKSRTCLKRHLAKCTLKHPPGNEIYRKGNYSFFEIDGRKNKMYAQNLCLLAKCFLDHKTLYYDTDPFLFYVMTEVDSRGYHLVGYFSKEKESTEDYNVACILTLPPYQRKGFGKLLIEFSYELSKFEGKTGSPEKPLSDLGLLSYRSYWSETILEIMINMAPSEAGEKPQITIHEMSELTSIKKEDVISTLQYLNLINYYKGQYIITLTREVVEAYERAALKRPLRIDPKCLHWTPKDWAKRGK
- the Tip60 gene encoding histone acetyltransferase Tip60 isoform X5; protein product: MTEDTTDHENSNESTPQVTEGCRMPVRMRNSNDWPLAEILSIKELPDNQCLYYVHFIDYNKRLDEWVTVERLDVKKLQLPRKENKTPLKDVKNGSRPCSPDLLAPTSVVDVWPQKSPAAEAKGAIKEALPAASSESWAEKSPGEPPPSVAVKENSEVWSKKARTPEVSKAIKENGAPPKKAAGRKRKFPATENEDSQDSSTPCPRSTGSMVAHHDDIVTRMKNIEMIELGRNRIRPWYFSPYPQELVNSCIYLCEFCLKYTKSRTCLKRHLAKCTLKHPPGNEIYRKGNYSFFEIDGRKNKMYAQNLCLLAKCFLDHKTLYYDTDPFLFYVMTEVDSRGYHLVGYFSKEKESTEDYNVACILTLPPYQRKGFGKLLIEFSYELSKFEGKTGSPEKPLSDLGLLSYRSYWSETILEIMINMAPSEAGEKPQITIHEMSELTSIKKEDVISTLQYLNLINYYKGQYIITLTREVVEAYERAALKRPLRIDPKCLHWTPKDWAKRGK